Within the Hermetia illucens chromosome 6, iHerIll2.2.curated.20191125, whole genome shotgun sequence genome, the region CAATTTACGCACTTATGGAtaaacatatgtatgctttggcGCATggaataaagtggaaatattcaaatgcGATGCTGTACGCATCAGGATGGGGTAATAGTCAATGTTTTCTTGTTaaggatgagcataatatttatgtatgtcttcaatatatacacatatacaatatatattccATACCTACACATAGTTTTGTCAATATATGAATTTGAACTTTTGGCTATGTAAGAAAAACGTCAATAGGATgaacacttcttctttttcttcagcctttgtcccgttcacaagcggggtcggctcgtcgtgatcggcttcgccatttggctctattgaatgcctgatctgggtgcaatctcgacgctttcaaatccccatccagcgtatcaagccaccgttgcttaggtctgccttttggtcgtttaccatcgacttcgatgttcagaccaatcttggcaagtgaattctcgtttgcacgaattgcgtgaccataccattgaaaacgcctctctcgcaacttttccacgatcggtgcaaccccataacgatcgcggatatcctcatttcggatgtgatctaaacgtgtgacgccactagtccaacgtagcatcttcgtctccattaccgcaagacgccgttcattgtctcgtatggtcggccaacactcagaaccatagagagcgactggacggacgacattgaggtaaattttagatttgatacgttcgttgatacgttgatgacaaaggacaccagttgtggaacgccacttcatccaggttgcgttaatgcgtgaagcaatttcataacgcagttctccattggctgatagaattgacccgaggtatttaaatcgctcagttctgggcagatcactgtcgctgacagtgattgtgtctgtttcatggggatcggtcgtcaaaaattcagttttgtttaaattcaatctgagaccgtgttgcatgaggcgatcattccatttttgaacaagttgctcgagatcatttttgctatcagatgctaggaaaacatcatctgcataaagcagtgtgtagggcgctggacgttggatatcccgtgtgacggtgtccataacaaggacaaagaggagtggtgagagggcacttccttgatgaacaccaacagagacatgaagcggttttgatacacccgccatacttcgaactttacttttcggatcgtggtagagcaattgaacccagcacacgagttcttctggcacgaagtgttgtcgtaaagcataccagatgagttcgtgtggtacacggtcaagcgctttctctagatccagaaaggcactgtaaagagggcgatgcttttcacggtgtttctccatgagtaacagcGCAGCGTGTatcgcgtcagtagttccgcagttcttgacaaatccggcttgattcacggttatttcaacgattccgcaaatacggttgtcaagaatgcattcaaaaatcttcatggtatgggaaagtaaccggatcggacggtaatttgaacattctgctgggctacctttctttttccatattggaacagtggtactttcttgccagtcaaatggtgttcttccttcctgaataacccggttgaagaattcactgagccacagtgttcgctttccagacctcagatgcgatgtcgtcaggtcctgttgctttccccgatttcatttgttttattgcctcctcgacttcagttgcgctgactagtggaactgatccaaatgtcggcaatgattgtggaagtggaggatgagcaaattcttcagttgaaatctgctcgaagtattctcgccatctatccgttgcggctcgacggttggtaagcaaaatacggttcttgtcattaacacaacagaagtgttcgatatcctgtgtgcgttcatcacggcttttagcaagtcgatacagatctctctcgccatcccgagtgtccagtttatcgtaaagatttttgaaatggttcgctcgggtgacagggaccgctttctttgcttcccggttggcattcttataaatttgccaattagcaggcgttttatcgtcgagaaatttgtggtagaggcatttcttttcacggaccttcatttcaacatcatcattccaaagccaagtatctcggttgatgtaccgcttacccggcttggtgaccccgagggttgcagaggccgctttgtggatcgtgtctttcatttggttccatgattcttccacattcgtaatggctggcaatcgtatgagtgagaccgtttcttctttcttctcaccaaatcgccaccatttaatgcgccgcgggccagtgcgttcctcacgctgttttatcagtggcttaattcgcaggacgacaatcaacgatgaacacaaaactttatacccgaagcgtccaggtCCAAGTATTCCAATGTGTTTTTTTGTGGACCCGTAAATTCCTCGCCTATACCAATAAATCAGCAACAATTAAGGATTTTGATAACGTTATTGGAAGTGTTGCTATAATTGAATCCGATTTCTTCCGAAATAGAAATTGAAATTCTtagcttattttacgcttacgAATACAACTCTACGTCTTCTCCCAGATTGTAAGATGCACAAACTTTTTGCATTGTCGAACATATTCACTATCAGACTGCTCTTGCGTAACTCTATCGAAACAAATCCGCATCACATAACTTAGTTAATTCCGTAACCTTTCTTGCTATAACAAAATTTTAGTGGCAGTCTCATGCGGATTGTCGAGTTGCTTCGATCAGTGAATTATAATCACCAATCTGGGAAGAGCGTTATCAGAAAAGATTATAAATATCAGTTGATGGTTGAACATAAAAACATACATTTCAAAAAAGTGATACTGTCGtgcatttttcttttcgggaCATTTTCAAAGTGATTTGAAGGTTGCGGTGTTAGAGAATTGAAAGGCTAACAATCATGTCGGCTATAGAGTCCGTTAGGAAAGAACTAAATAATATCCAAATTAATAAGAAAACTCGCAATTGGTTACATCGTGGGAAATCTGATAATGATGTGAAATTTCAACCTGAATTCTCTGTGTTCTGagtggtaaaatgtttttttctctttCCCTAATTAATAGATGTCACGAAGGATTTCTCGGGTTGAGTCCAACTTGGACCTATTGGACTTTTTTGATCGTGGCTATACAGCAACACGCGAAAACAGATGGACCTTCGAAATTGCGTGGGAAGTTGCAAACAAAGTTGGAGGAATTTACACTGTCATCAGATCAAAAGCGTACGTTTCAACGGAAGAAATGGGCGAACAACTTTGCCTTCTAGGTCCCTACAAAGAGCAGTGTGCCCGAACTGAAGTGGAAGAAGGTGATTTTCCACGTGGAAGCCCTTTGCAAGATGCTGTCAACAATATCCGCGCAAGGGGATACAAGGTTAATATCAAACTTGGTGTATTATAGACAAGATGGCTATTAATTAGTTTTTGCAACACAGCTTCACACGGGAAGATGGTTGGTTGATGGAAGTCCACAGGTCGTTCTTTTTGATATTGGATCGGGAGCGTGGAAATTAGATCAGTATAAAACGGAACTGTGGGAGAAAGCCTCAATTGGCATTCCACATATGGACATCGAGTGCAATGATGCAATTATTTTAGGCTACATGATTGCGGAATTTATTGAAGAGGTGAGTTTTCAATATTCTCTATAGAACATCTATTCCCAACATAAAAACTAATCGTTGGTTAATTCATGCGTAGTTCAAACGATGTGCAAATGATTATTCTGAGGATCATGAGATCAGAAATCCTAGGATTGTGACACACTTCCATGAGTGGCAGGCAGGTGTTGGCCTGATTGCACTTCGCACACGCCTTGTAGAAGTGGCTACAGTTTTCACGACACACGCCACCCTGCTCGGACGCTATTTATGTGCCGGCAACACCGATTTTTATAACAATCTAAGTAAATTTTCCGTAGACGAAGAAGCCGGTAAACGACAAATTTACCATAGGTAGTTGCATAAAGCATGATATCAATGAAATGTAAATGCTTAAAATTGATCGTTgaatttcaggtattgcctagAGCGAGCAGCTACCCACCTTGCCCATGTGTTCACAACAGTATCAGAAATTACAGGttgagaaaatataaaaaaaaaatgaggaaagTATTGTTTATGTAATGAGTTTTTGTACCAGGTTATGAGGCGGAACATCTTCTAAAACGAAAGCCAGACATAATCACGCCAAATGGGCTCAATGTCAAGAAATTTTCTGCCATTCACGAGTTCCAGAATTTGCATGCAATGGCTAAAGATAAAATTCATGAATTCATTCGAGGCCACTTTTACGGGTAAGTGACAAATACTCATTCAAGACTATTCTATTCTCTCCAGTGgatttgtaaaaataaaagctgtgaatttttttcagacacATGGATTTCGATTTAGAGAAAACACTTTACTTTTTCATCGCTGGACGATATGAATTCGGAAACAAGGGAGCTGACATTTTCATCGAATCCCTCGCTCGTCTCAATGGTCTTCTAAAGGTTGATAGCATtttaaaaaggcaaaaaaagacAATTTATATTTGTTTGATTGTTTAGCATGAAAACTCTGAAACGACAGTGGTAGCTTTCCTGATTTTCCCAACAAAAACTAATAATTTCAATGTTGACTCACTGCGAGGACACGCTGTAGTAAAGCAGCTTCACGATACAATTCAGCACGTGCAGCAACAAATAGGCAAACGAATGTATGATACTTGTTTAAGGTAAGGCTGTCACATTTATAAACTGTAAACCCGGAGGTTAATATTAACTTACCTTTCTTCGTTGCAGAGGTCGACTACCAGACAATCATGATTTACTTACAAAAGATGATATTGTTAAGATCAAACGTTGCCTGTATGCAATGCAGAGAGACTCATTACCACCAGTTACTACTCACAATATCGTAAGTATTTGGTCactagttgttttttttttttttcacaaaaacacTCTTGCTAAGCAAAGTGTTTCGAAATGTATTTATTCGTAATACTTTTCCTTGTGTGCAGGTTGACGACTGGAACGATCCAGCCTTAAATGCAATTCGTCGTTGCCAGCTTTTCAACACAGTACACGATCGTGTTAAAATGGTATTTCATCCAGAATTCTTGTCATCTACAAATCCGTTGTTCGGCATTGATTACGAAGAATTCGTTCGAGGTTGTCATTTAGGTGTTTTTCCGTCATATTATGAACCTTGGGGTTATACTCCAGCCGAATGTACCGTCATGGGCATTCCAAGTATTACAACAAATTTATCTGGATTCGGCTGTTTCATGCAGGAGCACATTGCTGATCCTAAATCTTATGGTATTTATATTGTTGATAGGCGCTACATTGGACTAGAGCAGAGTGTACAACAACTATCGCATTACATGTATGATTTCACCAAACTGAATAGACGACAACGTGTCATTCAGAGAAATCGTACCGAACGTTTGAGTGATTTGATGGATTGGAAGACATTGGGAATTGTAAGCATGCGAATCTTTCAATATTTCGATTGAAGTTGAACTAAATCTTTCGTTGCAGTACTATCGACAAGCACGCGTGAAAGCGCTACAGAAAGTTTATCCAGACTATGTAGATGAGGGTCCTGCCTATGTTGACCAAAGTCGAAACTTCAATTACCCTCGACCCTTGAGTGCTCCATCTAGCCCAAGCTCTTCTCGTAAGTTTGTTGATACGCTTTCCTCGTTTGCCAAATTATCAGCACCGTGTTTTCAGCTAGAAACAACTTAGACAATAGTTTTTCTGCCtcttcatatttatttattatttccagGTCATACAACACCAGCAGCTTCTCGTCACGGTTCCGATGAGGAAGATTCCGTCGACGAAGAGGGCGAGCTTCATGAGCTAGGACTTAGACAAAatggaaattaaatttcaaatgcatcTATTTCATTTTACAATGTTCACACTCCACAAAAGCCAATCAATCAACTGGCACATCgcttgtttttaaataaattgagaatatatttagaaaaattgaaaaaagaacaaaaagtaTGTAAGCATTATCCAATACCATTAATATCCTTAGCGAAAACGTTTCCTGCCCAATTTTATTGTCTTTATCATTTTCATCTTCCGTGAGATTTGTGTGTCTATTAAGGacaaacatgaaaaaaaaaatattttaacatttctaaaagaaaatgaaagtatAGCTTATAAATATACTATTGTTGAATATTGATCGTGTTTTCAGAAAAACAGAAGTGTTCCTACTGTCAgtaaaagaaaaaagtgaaagctATAAAATTGGAATTTTTATTGCTGTTGGGAAGCAAAATTTTCATGGCGTTTTAACAAAGAAAGCAAATTAGAGACACCGTTTACGTgccattgattttttttattgatgttattacttgttcccgaaatattggttttTGTGTCAATAAAAAGGGGCTATAAGCGACGGAAAGGGGGATCCTTAAAGTTTATCAAGCAAACTACGGTTTTTCGCCCGTTTTCattcattaagggggtcatcccgtgtgaaggtcgttttttctgccttttttgaaaaattattttgaaggactggataaagatagaaacgtgattttttcaccatatgtttattaatctctagtatatgtgataaatttttcagtttgatatcCTAGCTAGTTTCCGAAATaggtgtcaatttatgcacccatctccaaaaaaaaggtgtttttctgctgccacgctggagggcgctatgttcatctgaggaaaaaaaactaaacggcattttaatgtggacaatatttcacgttccgcaaactaggataattagaaaatattaaaaggtaaatttttggtgggcttttaaagttaattttttggattttggtgttttttacggcattTTTtatgagcaaaaaaaaaactacccgtccgattgcaattatcctagtttgcggaccgtagaaatatgtattaaagaagtcttgaaaatttcaaagaatttggttggatagattttgagctatggtggcagccgattttcaagattcagtttcgagaaaaatgcatttgaaaatttaaatgtgattatcaacagtgaaattttaactcaccattaatctgctatacctggtccatagagagtaccctccgtttcttcaaaaaagtcttgtaaggccgatttttgctctctggtttcaattctggctcttttagcgaggtcagtcgatcgtcgttcggaccgccaaattcgcgcttcattacggcggtcggcataaacctgacatatgtgatcaacttgacatcccattgtcactaggattttgagaatgccattgaatcctttattgaaaataattacagccagaaaagtgactatttctacatccttggcctcagaatgaaggtgtttaggagctaAAGtctagatcaatgcatttaacgactcattgttattccgggtctctgctcctaaacatctgttcaacagatcatctcgtgacaaatcttcgtagattggtttgatgactgtttgaatttcttcagtcagccttctcgtggtggaaactatccagttctcctttagcttccgctttgcaccatttgcaccaactgtcctcgcctgctggacaattttgatgctgaggattttcgtctgtagaacatttatggaagaaagttgtccaaatttcttgcttcattccttctatcgaatttgcgtgtcgacgaatagctagcccaaaaaatgtattgaggtcgttaataaccttttccagccccttttccaccgatgcctttgtgattcttctttgcatttctaagccgcgttcccattcttttctcgacatgtcctacgcattccttttttattactacgtatattttattatttgcagaaatttgcagaaataccggagaaaactccagcaaaatccaatatacaatatagaaaacttgtcgcaattggaacatccatgttcatgcttgttaaaagttt harbors:
- the LOC119660179 gene encoding glycogen [starch] synthase — translated: MSAIESVRKELNNIQINKKTRNWLHRGKSDNDMSRRISRVESNLDLLDFFDRGYTATRENRWTFEIAWEVANKVGGIYTVIRSKAYVSTEEMGEQLCLLGPYKEQCARTEVEEGDFPRGSPLQDAVNNIRARGYKLHTGRWLVDGSPQVVLFDIGSGAWKLDQYKTELWEKASIGIPHMDIECNDAIILGYMIAEFIEEFKRCANDYSEDHEIRNPRIVTHFHEWQAGVGLIALRTRLVEVATVFTTHATLLGRYLCAGNTDFYNNLSKFSVDEEAGKRQIYHRYCLERAATHLAHVFTTVSEITGYEAEHLLKRKPDIITPNGLNVKKFSAIHEFQNLHAMAKDKIHEFIRGHFYGHMDFDLEKTLYFFIAGRYEFGNKGADIFIESLARLNGLLKHENSETTVVAFLIFPTKTNNFNVDSLRGHAVVKQLHDTIQHVQQQIGKRMYDTCLRGRLPDNHDLLTKDDIVKIKRCLYAMQRDSLPPVTTHNIVDDWNDPALNAIRRCQLFNTVHDRVKMVFHPEFLSSTNPLFGIDYEEFVRGCHLGVFPSYYEPWGYTPAECTVMGIPSITTNLSGFGCFMQEHIADPKSYGIYIVDRRYIGLEQSVQQLSHYMYDFTKLNRRQRVIQRNRTERLSDLMDWKTLGIYYRQARVKALQKVYPDYVDEGPAYVDQSRNFNYPRPLSAPSSPSSSRHTTPAASRHGSDEEDSVDEEGELHELGLRQNGN